One genomic segment of Plasmodium cynomolgi strain B DNA, chromosome 14, whole genome shotgun sequence includes these proteins:
- a CDS encoding WD domain G-beta repeat domain containing protein (putative): protein MNELVVFDSNHQKAINDCELDYYSKKLATCSSDNTVKIFDVSLSKEPVCVAEMRDHSSAVWKVCWSHPKYGSLLASCSYDKSVIIYKEVHMNKYDIIYVNNEHNSSVNYIEWSPHEYGLHLGCACSDGNISIISYDLTKGSTGEGQWNKYSVKAHLNGTACISWEKTHKNKHMNEGTAGAPAVATAPSSSGGGGDHHANAFQLASGGFDNQVIIWLFDNSTKEFHKVYQMKDKPHNSSIKDIAWRPNLNNSTNIIASCSDENIVILWVEDISNNQWRNGQVIKVKDRISKVCWSPNGTILAIACTNENAYLYREGLDGVWEEACNLADNEKLHAQMEAQENISDNVGGISAGGAAMSATPMGNVPTNQVDPYTGSYSNNPGTHNEPPNAVNPVMAQTNYGKPFPNSMGINPVGAPNSSVSAPGMVRGGLNTAQASNSNNPYENEYFLRHHIQCCQLPHGWCFC from the exons ATGAACGAACTGGTGGTGTTCGACTCGAATCACCAGAAGGCCATCAACGACTGCGAGCTGGACTACTACAGCAAGAAACTGGCCACATGCTCCAGCGACAACACGGTGAAGATTTTCGATGTGAGCCTTTCCAAGGAGCCCGTGTGCGTAGCTGAAATGCGGGACCACAGCTCAGCTGTGTGGAAGGTATGTTGGTCACACCCCAAGTATGGGAGTCTCCTAGCGAGCTGCTCCTACGACAAAAGCGTAATCATATACAAGGAAGTACACATGAATAAGTACGACATCATTTACGTGAACAATGAACACAACAGTAGCGTAAACTACATAGAGTGGTCTCCACATGAATATGGGTTACATCTAGGATGTGCATGCTCCGATGGAAACATAAGTATCATATCGTACGATTTAACGAAAGGCTCAACTGGGGAAGGGCAATGGAACAAGTATAGCGTGAAGGCGCACCTGAATGGAACGGCTTGCATAAGTTGGGAGAAAACGCATAAGAATAAACACATGAATGAAGGGACTGCTGGAGCACCTGCAGTAGCAACAGCACCATCCTCCtcaggaggggggggagatcATCATGCAAATGCATTCCAACTAGCGTCAGGTGGATTCGACAATCAAGTAATCATATGGCTATTCGATAACAGCACGAAAGAATTTCACAAGGTTTATCAAATGAAGGACAAGCCACACAACTCTTCAATTAAAGACATCGCATGGAGACCGAACCTGAATAACTCTACCAACATAATTGCCTCATGTTCAGATGAAAATATTGTGATCCTGTGGGTAGAGGACATAAGTAACAACCAATGGAGGAACGGACAAGTCATTAAGGTAAAGGACAGAATTAGTAAAGTATGTTGGTCACCCAATGGGACCATCCTAGCCATTGCATgtacaaatgaaaatgcTTATTTGTACAGAGAAGGGTTGGATGGCGTATGGGAAGAGGCATGTAACTTGGCGGATAATGAAAAGCTACATGCACAGATGGAGGCACAGGAAAATATTAGCGATAATGTAGGTGGCATCAGTGCAGGCGGAGCAGCCATGTCGGCCACTCCCATGGGGAATGTACCAACCAATCAGGTGGACCCTTACACCGGATCGTACAGCAACAACCCTGGTACTCATAACGAACCCCCTAATGCCGTAAACCCGGTTATGGCCCAGACGAACTATGGGAAACCCTTCCCCAATAGTATGGGGATCAATCCTGTCGGGGCTCCAAATAGCAGCGTAAGTGCCCCCGGGATGGTTCGAGGTGGATTAAATACTGCACAGGCGAGTAATAGTAACAACCCGTATG AAAACGAGTACTTCCTCAGGCATCACATCCAATGTTGCCAGTTACCCCATGGGTGGTGCTTCTGTTAG
- a CDS encoding heat shock protein hslv (putative) yields MFVRHLSGLIRAPPAIGRAAQRNYFAPTGRLLPPRHGTTILCVRKNNEVCLIGDGMVSQGTMIVKGNAKKIRRLKDNILMGFAGATADCFTLLDKFETKIDEYPNQLLRSCVELAKLWRTDRYLRHLEAVLIVADKDVLLEVTGNGDVLEPSGNVLGTGSGGPYAIAAARALYDVENLSAKDIAYKAMNIAADMCCHTNNNFICETL; encoded by the exons atgtttgtaaGGCACCTCTCAGGCTTGATTAGGGCTCCCCCGGCGATCGGCCGAGCGGCACAG AGAAACTACTTCGCCCCCACGGGAAGGCTCCTCCCTCCGCGACATGGCACGACCATACTGTGCGTGCGCAAGAACAACGAAGTG tGTCTAATCGGAGATGGTATGGTCTCTCAAGGAACAATG ATCGTCAAAgggaacgcaaaaaaaataaggaggCTGAAGGACAACATTTTGATGGGGTTCGCGGGGGCGACGGCGGACTGCTTCACCCTGCTGGACAAGTTTGAAACGAAAATCGACGAATACCCAA ATCAGCTTCTCCGCAGCTGTGTCGAACTAGCCAAACTATGGAGAACCGACAGGTACTTGCGACATCTGGAGGCAGTCCTAATAGTGGCGGACAAAGATGTACTGTTGGAGGTAACTGGTAACGGAGACGTTTTGGAACCTTCTGGAAATGTCTTGGGCACAGGGTCGGGGGGACCATATGCCATAGCAGCAGCCAGGGCACTCTACGACGTGGAGAATCTCAGCGCCAAGGACATCGCCTACAAAGCAATGAACATTGCTGCGGACATGTGTTGCCACACGAACAACAATTTTATATGCGAAACGCTTTGA
- a CDS encoding sun-family protein (putative), whose product MNSSRLRHIENALNSFNFMSPLDIYMRLYFKGNNIKSRDKPFISEHVYNIIRNKTLLSYLSAPSPLYTNVVKTYFSSDRWKYEMNNEKIPAHVRYSFPKELYEQLVNCYGEKKSHTLMSILNEKAPVFLRVNTNKISRNDLYKLLISKGVSVEKCVNSPQGLLLTKSCILKNNHEYNKGYFEMQDEASQIVSSKIPVQPGYKVLDFCAGSGGKTLAFSPIMDNTGKIYLHDIREKMLSQAKVRLRRAGIHNYILLNSNHILLKKLVGYMDTVIVDVPCTGTGALRRNPEMKYKYCNSKLYDYINLQRQIFQQALLYVKKNGKIVYITCSILDAENVHQAKYFCEKHNLFLSEPPFHSLPQSKSMDGFFLAIFERRD is encoded by the exons atgaacAGCAGCAGACTGCGGCACATCGAAAATGCGCTAAACAGCTTCAACTTCATGTCCCCCCTGGATATTTACATGCGCCTGTATTTCAAGGGGAACAACATAAAGAGTAGGGACAAGCCCTTCATCTCGGAGCATGTGTACAATATAATTCGGAACAAGACGCTCCTTTCATATTTATCCGCCCCCTCTCCTCTGTACACCAACGTAGTTAAGACGTATTTTTCCTCGGACAG aTGGAAATACGAAATGAACAACGAGAAAATCCCCGCGCACGTGCGGTACTCGTTCCCGAAGGAGCTGTACGAGCAGCTGGTCAACTGTTAcggagagaagaaaagtCACACACTCATGTCGATCCTCAACGAAAAGGCACCAGTATTCCTACGAGTgaatacaaataaaatatcacgAAACGACCTTTACAAACTTCTAATAAGTAAAGGAGTGTCTGTAGAAAAGTGTGTAAATTCTCCACAAGGATTACTATTAACAAAAAGTTGtattctaaaaaataatcatgaaTACAACAAGGGATACTTTGAAATGCAAGATGAAGCTAGCCAAATAGTTAGCTCGAAGATACCTGTACAGCCAGGATATAAAGTATTAGATTTCTGTGCAGGGTCAGGTGGAAAAACATTAGCTTTTTCACCAATAATGGATAACACAGGAAAGATATACCTACATGacataagagaaaaaatgctatcaCAAGCCAAAGTTCGACTAAGGAGAGCAGGTATTCATAATTATATTCTTCTGAATAGCAATCATATTTTACTAAAGAAATTAGTTGGCTATATGGACACAGTTATCGTGGATGTGCCCTGTACAGGAACAGGTGCCTTGAGAAGGAATCCAGAAATGAAATACAAATATTGCAACAGCAAGCTGTAcgattatattaatttacaGAGGCAGATTTTCCAGCAGGCTTTACTTtatgtaaagaaaaatgggaagatcGTTTACATCACTTGTAGCATTTTGGACGCGGAGAATGTTCACCAAGCTAAgtatttttgtgaaaagcacaacttatttttatccgAACCTCCATTCCATTCGTTACCGCAGTCCAAGTCCATGGATGGTTTTTTCCTGGCTATATTTGAGCGCCGGGACTGA
- a CDS encoding protease (putative), with amino-acid sequence MKIRKGKIKTNERDYNYGGGFESYVYSKEVSNDVKSSLIEGEKLSNKFRNRGLTRDKRATVNTVLDNRTLLILKKLKDNLLNEIYGVVSSGKEAYVFNSHKYLSEEELRGVKELLRRRRHRGRDDQNSDDQNSDNQHSDNQHSDNQHSDNQHSDNQHSDNQRNDDQHSDDQHNDDQHSDDQNSDNQHSDDQHSDNQHDAGLPEGGGTRRRVRFAHESLYKVYHLSRHVDEVGAEKREEREEAQEENDAKDAEEDEAEEEDEAEEEDEAEEENAAEEKNAAEEENAAEEKNAAEEENAAKEKKAAEEEGGPNLRGVLDETYDIIDKMSEMGAEVDEHNWDPFQNKKVAISFATKVYNTSVLVFKKRSQYIEGEFRFRNAYTKNTNPRKMVKQWSEKEFRNLRRILICGLRCPYPLVLKSNVIVMSMLGSLDTACPKMKDLILSPLKWKELYIECICILRQLFCRCKLVHADFSEYNLLYFYNHIYIIDVSQSMEHDHPYSLEFLKRDCVNITNFFKKKIGTLQNDMQESVGQLNGMLQGAKIDQEVALKSRCGGRGEDASEITNGANYTNCENGPPQDNGENPRDGKSSEPFYSHVQILPLKKLFDYIVSSSLPQDVTYFLERDKKEIRMDPSEITYLQIFGLIKNTTPIPKLNLRNIKKNRTYFEKLKRATESVPYKKHADRSQVEEQIFLSSWIPSHLNEIKDVRTIEKDLKLLKKGKSMVSNFISNNYHTERSKHAQKNNTFVEHNSLEGENHSDAVTGAKNHRTNGDCTVHAQKEEMTESFTRTYAQKEDSNDEDNEGDPYEQGKETHKNGEHEVLDELSDKRSPKSLEKVAPSKNSLDANKSDAAYDENNFVSSEQEEEVKFKGIIPEGVTRKEWSKLVKEQNREKRKHKIPKYQKKKKKKKAHLKKK; translated from the exons ATGAAGAtaaggaaggggaaaatcaaaACGAATGAGAGGGACTACAATTATGGTGGAGGATTCGAAAGCTACGTGTACTCCAAAGAAGTAAGCAATGATGTGAAAAGCTCGTTAATCGAGGGAGAAAAACTCTCCAACAAATTCCGAAACAGAGGATTGACCAGGGACAAAAGAGCAACTGTGAATACTGTGCTAGATAATAGAACGCtacttattttaaaaaaactcaaaGATAATTTGCTAAACGAGATATATGGAGTGGTCAGTTCGGGGAAGGAAGCCTACGTGTTCAATTCGCATAAGTACCTGAGTGAGGAGGAGCTCAGGGGAGTCAAGGAGTTGCTGCGCAGGCGGAGACATAGGGGGCGCGACGATCAGAATAGCGACGATCAGAATAGCGATAATCAACATAGCGATAATCAACATAGCGATAATCAACATAGCGATAATCAACATAGCGATAATCAACATAGCGATAATCAACGTAACGATGATCAACATAGCGATGATCAACATAACGATGATCAACATAGCGACGATCAGAATAGCGATAATCAACATAGCGATGATCAACATAGTGACAATCAACACGACGCAGGTCTCCCTGAGGGGGGCGGCACGCGCAGGCGCGTCCGCTTCGCGCACGAAAGCCTGTACAAGGTGTACCACCTGAGCAGACACGTCGATGAAGTgggggcagaaaaaagggaagaaagggaagaagcacagGAGGAGAACGATGCGAAGGATGCGGAAGAAGACGAAGCGGAGGAAGAGGAcgaagcggaggaagaagacgaagcggaggaagaaaacgcagcggaggaaaaaaacgcagcggaggaagaaaacgcagcggaggaaaaaaacgcagcggaggaagaaaacgcagcgaaggaaaaaaaagcagcggAAGAGGAAGGCGGCCCGAACCTGCGGGGCGTGCTGGACGAGACCTACGACATAATTGACAAAATGAGCGAAATGGGCGCCGAGGTGGATGAGCACAACTGGGACCCTTTCCAAAACAAGAAGGTAGCCATATCTTTTGCAACGAAGGTTTACAATACATCCGTGCTGGTGTTTAAGAAGAGGTCCCAATACATCGAAGGAGAGTTCCGATTCAGAAATGCCTACACCAAAAATACCAACCCAAGGAAAATGGTCAAGCAGTGGTCAGAAAAAGAGTTCCGAAATTTAAGACGAATATTAATATGTGGATTGAGATGTCCCTATCCTTTGGTCTTAAAAAGTAACGTCATTGTGATGAGTATGTTAGGTAGCCTAGACACTGCTTGCCCAAAAATGAAGGACCTAATTTTGAGTCCcttaaaatggaaagagcTATACATTGaatgtatatgcattttgAGACAACTTTTTTGCAGATGTAAACTTGTACATGCAGATTTTTCAGAATATAATTTGCTTTACTTTTATAACCATATCTACATCATCGATGTGTCTCAGTCCATGGAGCATGACCACCCCTACTCCCTGGAGTTCCTAAAGAGAGATTGCGTAAACatcaccaatttttttaagaagaaaatcGGCACCCTTCAAAATGATATGCAAGAGAGCGTTGGTCAGCTGAACGGGATGCTGCAAGGAGCCAAGATTGACCAGGAGGTCGCGTTAAAGAGTCGCTGCGGGGGGAGAGGCGAGGACGCTTCGGAAATCACGAACGGTGCGAATTACACCAACTGTGAGAATGGCCCCCCACAGGACAACGGCGAGAACCCAAGGGACGGCAAGTCAAGCGAACCCTTCTACAGCCATGTGCAGATTCTCCCACTGAAAAAGCTGTTCGATTACATCGTTTCTTCCAGCCTACCCCAAGACGTTACCTACTTCCTAGAAagggacaaaaaggaaatacgCATGGACCCGTCCGAAATAACGTACCTTCAAATTTTTGGCCTAATAAAAAACACCACCCCAATACCTAAGCTGAATTtaaggaatataaaaaaaaatagaacatacttCGAAAAGCTAAAAAGAGCCACAG AATCAGTCCCATATAAAAAACATGCCGATAGAAGCCAAGTAGAAGAACAGATTTTCCTAAGTTCGTGGATCCCATCACATTTGAACGAAATAAAAGATGTCAGAACAATTGAAAAGGATCTGAagcttttgaaaaaaggaaaatccaTGGTCAGCAATTTTATTTCGAATAATTATCACACAGAGCGTTCTAAGCAtgcccaaaaaaataacaccttCGTGGAGCATAACAGTTTAGAAGGAGAGAATCATTCTGATGCAGTCACCGGAGCGAAGAACCACAGAACCAACGGTGATTGTACAGTACATgcgcaaaaggaagaaatgacTGAAAGTTTTACCAGGACGTATGCACAGAAGGAAGATTCAAACGATGAGGACAATGAGGGAGACCCTTACGAACAGGGTAAGGAGACCCATAAAAACGGTGAACACGAAGTGTTGGATGAGTTAAGCGACAAAAGGTCTCCCAAGTCGCTTGAAAAAGTGGCACCTTCGAAGAATTCACTCGATGCAAACAAATCAGACGCAGCCTATGACgaaaacaattttgtgaGCAGCGAACAAGAGGAGGAAGTCAAGTTTAAGGGAATAATTCCCGAGGGAGTAACGAGAAAGGAGTGGAGCAAATTAGTGAAAGAACAAAACAGAGAGAAAAGAAAGCACAAAATTCCAAAAtaccagaaaaaaaagaagaaaaaaaaagcccacttgaaaaaaaaatga
- a CDS encoding hypothetical protein (putative) translates to MEQMKILALYDNHDIVLLNAENERCENKFEAPVKDTEKKICQLGNGSFLLLSVNKKVVSKYVCTKSTPISTKHMRVQLNVIRLTNNEKIIIGGDKLGNVYVWSALSGLLINSFQAHYGIIKDIIIDQIANVLYTYSDDNVVHVYNLPDLFIKKKITPLLRYQHSINATITQILSVTPNMYGSYYSLVTLTSNGTLHVWGLKSKEPTHILKTHSENCTYICTNDPFNTHMYLCRGNKIFRIPFSQFDQREAGSSPQMSQEGYLEERRMEEKLFVYGDYVEVKNGENNNADQLQRSTSQKCDLKVNFQTCTTFVGHKSQVIKCHVNNKRENMVSLARDGIKIWDLFNCYAVKTLKYGENIIDFFVPLASNQCMHASSYFLEFPHLLLECEDDVKVHNVDYVDHVTPDVCSGNSYSGSLVDRDENLLLQMGAMFAGLE, encoded by the coding sequence ATGGAGCAGATGAAGATCCTTGCTCTGTACGACAACCACGACATCGTGCTTCTGAACGCGGAGAACGAGCGATGCGAAAATAAATTCGAGGCCCCCGTGAAGGACACGGAGAAGAAGATCTGCCAACTCGGAAATGGGAGCTTCCTCCTATTGAGcgtgaataaaaaagtggTGTCCAAATATGTGTGCACGAAAAGTACCCCCATTTCGACAAAGCACATGCGCGTACAGCTGAATGTGATCAGGCTGACgaacaatgaaaaaataattatcggGGGAGACAAACTGGGAAACGTATACGTGTGGTCTGCCCTCTCAGGATTATTAATCAATTCCTTCCAAGCACATTACGGCATAATCAAGGATATCATAATTGACCAAATAGCCAACGTTCTGTACACCTACAGTGATGACAATGTCGTTCATGTGTACAATttacctgacctgttcataaaaaaaaaaataactccaTTGTTACGCTATCAACACAGTATAAATGCAACAATAACTCAGATTCTTTCGGTGACACCAAATATGTACGGCTCGTACTACTCCTTGGTGACTCTTACTAGCAATGGGACACTACATGTGTGGGGATTGAAGTCGAAGGAACCAACTCACATTTTGAAAACGCACTCGGAGAACTGTACATACATTTGCACGAATGACCCCTTCAACACGCATATGTATTTGTGTAgaggaaacaaaatatttcGCATCCCCTTCTCCCAGTTTGACCAAAGGGAAGCAGGTTCTTCTCCTCAAATGAGTCAGGAGGGATACCTTGAAGAACGACGTATGGAGGAAAAACTATTCGTATATGGAGACTACGTTgaggtaaaaaatggggagaacaATAATGCAGATCAGCTGCAGCGAAGCACTTCCCAAAAATGTGACTTAAAAGTGAATTTCCAAACCTGCACGACCTTCGTTGGACATAAAAGCCAAGTAATCAAATGCcatgtaaataataaaagggaaaatatggTATCCCTAGCGAGGGATGGAATTAAAATATGGGACCTTTTCAACTGCTATGCTGTGAAGACATTGAAATATGGAGAGAACATAATTGACTTTTTTGTGCCACTTGCTAGTAACCAGTGCATGCATGCTTCCTCCTATTTTCTGGAGTTCCCTCACCTGCTCCTCGAATGTGAAGATGATGTCAAGGTGCACAACGTCGACTATGTTGATCATGTCACTCCTGACGTGTGTTCGGGGAACAGTTACAGTGGGTCGCTCGTAGACCGAGATGAGAATTTGCTACTTCAAATGGGAGCCATGTTCGCTGGGCTGGAA
- a CDS encoding negative elongation factor E (putative): MSQENPDVLFKEERSELLEGSLSDHLSEFKKREHVYLACISSLEKEICQTHTYLNEWRNMHMYEDEEGKAPKDDMMNINSLRNLLIDPSINLEIKELRQKIYEVTRKWNLAEEKLQGFNFDAQATAGQRLISKCKKLQDENYELGKTLEENTLQPLSIQIINMKEQMLFYKNELKILKELNADIDEDNELLSQQLGELSKKYTQISKEKAELEEKIFKLRNHVSALQLKLRAQSHPQKGDSLGDVGRSSHGGNSRGASPRNGSHRSRSNRSRSHRSRSHRSRSHRSRSHRSRSHRSRSHRSRSHRSRSHRSRSSHTYGKYTAERRHDTYSSRNTSPHNNNHIGSHKVSQTNYEDSHRVGGRYSKYRQDDTHNNFHDDEEEDMWREGYKRSDSHLRERKSNPEEDPRTYYNDDTYRKRSSDESRERKYRKLDRHHHRDRKADREREKERERDKEKEKEKEKEREKEKEKEREREREKEREKEKEKEREKHKLKDKERSRKERGRERDKDKESERDRDRDKDRDRDKDRERDKDRDRDKDRDRDKDRERDRERDKAKDRTKTKEREKAKNKHKSKNKEKGKGKGKRDENYDSSNYSEPKRRSTKDHGDAHRDHSRADKFDHSNASKNGDADDKASEFDRYVYLHK, encoded by the exons ATGTCTCAAGAAAACCCGGATGTGCTTTTCAAGGAGGAGCGGAGCGAGCTCCTCGAGGGGAGCCTGAGTGACCACCTCAGCGAGTTCAAG AAACGGGAGCACGTGTACCTGGCGTGCATCTCCTCGctggaaaaggaaatatgCCAGACGCACACCTACCTTAACGAATGGAggaatatgcacatgtacgaAGACGAGGAGGGGAAGGCCCCAAAGGACGACATGATGAACATCAACTCACTTAGGAACCTGCTAATAGACCCCTCCATAAATTTAGAGATCAAAGAATTGaggcaaaaaatttacgaagtAACAAGGAAATGGAATCTCGCAGAGGAAAAGCTACAAGGATTTAATTTTGACGCACAGGCAACGGCAGGACAAAGACTGATaagtaaatgtaaaaaattacaagatGAAAATTATGAGCTGGGAAAAACCCTAGAAGAAAATACCCTACAACCTCTATCGATACAAATAATTAACATGAAGGAGCAAatgcttttttataaaaatgaattgaaaatattgaaagAGCTGAATGCAGATATTGATGAAGACAACGAGTTGTTAAGTCAACAGTTGGGAGAGCTTTCGAAAAAGTATACGCAGATCAGTAAGGAGAAAGCTGAgctggaggaaaaaattttcaaactGAGGAACCACGTCAGTGCTCTGCAGCTGAAGTTGAGAGCTCAAAGTCACCCCCAGAAGGGCGACAGCCTCGGGGACGTGGGTAGGAGCAGTCACGGTGGGAACAGTCGCGGTGCAAGTCCACGCAACGGGAGCCATCGCAGCAGGAGCAATCGCAGTAGGAGCCACCGCAGCAGGAGCCACCGCAGTAGGAGCCACCGCAGTAGGAGCCACCGCAGCAGGAGCCACCGCAGCAGGAGCCACCGCAGCAGGAGCCACCGCAGCAGGAGCCATCGCAGTAGGAGCAGCCATACCTACGGGAAATACACCGCGGAGCGCCGCCACGACACGTACTCCTCCCGTAACACCTCCCCGCACAACAACAACCACATCGGTAGTCACAAAGTTAGCCAAACGAACTACGAGGATAGTCACCGGGTCGGGGGAAGATACTCCAAGTATAGACAAGACGACACGCACAACAACTTCCACGacgatgaagaggaggataTGTGGAGAGAGGGATACAAAAGAAGTGACTCTCACCTGAGGGAACGAAAAAGCAACCCTGAGGAGGACCCCCGTACGTATTATAATGACGACACTTATAGGAAGAGGAGTTCCGATGAGAGCAGGGAAAGGAAGTATAGGAAACTGGACCGGCACCACCACAGGGATAGGAAGGCGGAcagggaaagggaaaaagagagggagagggacaaggagaaggagaaggagaaagaaaaagagagggaaaaggagaaggaaaaagagagggagagggagagggagaaggaacgggaaaaggagaaggagaaagaacGGGAAAAGCACAAGCTGAAGGATAAGGAGAGGAGCCGGAAGGAACGGGGGCGCGAAAGGGACAAGGATAAGGAGTCGGAAAGGGACAGAGACCGAGATAAGGATAGGGACCGAGATAAGGATAGAGAACGTGATAAGGATAGGGACCGAGATAAGGATAGAGACCGAGATAAGGATAGAGAACGTGACCGCGAGCGGGACAAGGCCAAAGACAGGACCAAAACGAAAGAACgcgaaaaggcgaaaaacaagcacaaaagcaaaaataaggaaaaagggaaggggaagggaaagAGAGACGAAAACTACGACAGCAGTAATTACTCAGAACCGAAGAGAAGATCTACCAAGGATCATGGTGATGCCCATCGGGACCATTCCAGGGCGGACAAGTTCGACCACTCCAATGCGTCTAAGAATGGGGATGCCGATGATAAGGCGAGCGAGTTCGACCGCTACGTCTACCTGCACAAGTGA